In the genome of Halobacterium noricense, one region contains:
- a CDS encoding ABC transporter substrate-binding protein — protein MLHGWTGGDGARAAEALTTAFEEAHPDIGLNMSPIGGGGNQNLDAVVANRLQSNDPPGSFANWPGPNLRRYEGVLGSVDDVWEENNFEDVMVQEAIDLHQMNDSYRAVPLGSHRLNCLFYNTSVVEEAGVDVDSLTSLSALLDAFETVATETDAVPMTHAMSGTWTTTQLWAAVMLGQEGYQPYIDFVEGNGSESAVRAAFETTAEILENYISDDAASLNLTASNQNIIKGNAAFIHQGNWSAGAFRNAENFDYDDDWGFKTFPGTENMYTVHFDSFLYPANNPTPEASKIWKGFVGSKDAQIAFNQYKGSIPTRTDVSMDEFGPYLQETAEDFANAEHRPPTLQHGLAVSSQKMSQLNEVISSEFTGPYNVDAATQGFLDAVSN, from the coding sequence GTGCTCCACGGCTGGACGGGCGGCGACGGTGCCCGTGCCGCCGAAGCGTTGACCACCGCGTTCGAAGAGGCACATCCCGACATCGGACTCAACATGAGCCCCATCGGTGGCGGTGGGAATCAGAACCTCGACGCAGTCGTGGCCAACCGACTCCAGAGCAACGACCCGCCCGGGTCGTTCGCGAACTGGCCCGGCCCCAACCTCCGTCGCTACGAGGGCGTCCTCGGCAGCGTCGACGACGTCTGGGAGGAGAACAACTTCGAGGACGTGATGGTTCAGGAGGCAATCGACCTCCACCAGATGAACGACAGCTACCGAGCCGTCCCGCTCGGCTCGCACCGCCTCAACTGCCTGTTCTACAACACTTCGGTCGTCGAAGAGGCAGGCGTCGACGTGGACTCGCTGACCAGCCTCTCGGCGCTCCTGGACGCCTTCGAGACGGTCGCCACCGAGACCGACGCGGTGCCGATGACCCACGCGATGTCCGGTACGTGGACGACGACCCAGCTGTGGGCCGCCGTGATGCTCGGACAGGAAGGGTACCAGCCGTACATAGACTTCGTCGAGGGTAACGGCTCAGAGAGCGCCGTCCGGGCGGCCTTCGAGACGACCGCGGAGATCCTGGAGAACTACATCAGCGACGACGCGGCCTCGCTCAACCTGACCGCGTCGAATCAGAACATCATCAAGGGCAACGCCGCCTTCATCCACCAGGGCAACTGGTCCGCTGGCGCGTTCCGGAACGCCGAAAACTTCGACTACGACGACGACTGGGGATTCAAGACGTTCCCGGGAACGGAGAACATGTACACGGTCCACTTCGATTCGTTCCTCTACCCCGCGAACAATCCGACCCCGGAAGCCTCGAAAATCTGGAAGGGATTCGTCGGCAGCAAGGACGCCCAGATCGCGTTCAACCAGTACAAGGGGTCCATCCCGACCCGAACCGACGTGAGTATGGACGAATTCGGTCCGTACCTCCAGGAGACGGCCGAGGACTTCGCGAACGCGGAACACCGGCCACCGACCCTCCAGCACGGGCTCGCAGTCTCGTCCCAGAAGATGAGCCAACTCAACGAGGTCATCTCCTCGGAATTCACTGGCCCGTACAACGTCGACGCGGCCACGCAGGGGTTCCTGGACGCCGTATCGAACTAA
- a CDS encoding TrmB family transcriptional regulator, with amino-acid sequence MDEAALHRALERAGLTTYQVEAYLTLLEVGTAPAVEVGRNCSVPVSQIYDVLRDLEEAGYVETMDREKLYARPTDPDAITADLQTHSEQLADAAETIEDRYEQPQLMDHKVAVTARAQTAVDHAVDLVEEADHVVEVAAREDQLAHLQPALEAARERGAVVRASVYTATDADSSEGFDPSGAVSELRGCPISGPFLVVIDRDRTCFAPNARADESYGVLIRDRILPFIVHWYFLTCLWNTYPSLYRADDTAITYVTVEEFIRDWYDYWTDDYRLRVAVHGVDVDSHDDRTVTGTVSGIHYLGADSRASPRLADLASVTTLNVETEDGPVSIGGWGAVFEDVELRRIDVLDVTYEQFE; translated from the coding sequence ATGGACGAAGCCGCTCTCCACCGTGCGCTCGAACGCGCCGGCCTGACGACGTACCAAGTGGAGGCGTACCTCACGCTACTGGAGGTTGGAACCGCGCCGGCCGTCGAGGTCGGGCGGAACTGCTCGGTGCCCGTCTCCCAGATCTACGACGTGCTCCGCGACCTCGAAGAGGCGGGGTACGTCGAGACCATGGACCGGGAGAAACTGTACGCGCGCCCGACGGACCCGGACGCCATCACGGCGGACCTCCAGACGCACAGCGAGCAACTCGCGGACGCCGCCGAAACCATCGAGGACCGCTACGAGCAACCGCAGTTGATGGACCACAAGGTGGCCGTCACCGCTCGCGCGCAGACCGCTGTCGACCACGCCGTCGACCTCGTCGAGGAAGCCGACCACGTCGTCGAAGTCGCCGCGCGGGAGGACCAGTTGGCACACCTCCAGCCCGCGCTCGAAGCCGCCCGCGAGCGCGGCGCCGTCGTCCGCGCATCGGTGTACACCGCCACGGACGCGGATTCGAGCGAGGGGTTCGACCCGAGCGGTGCCGTCTCGGAACTCCGCGGCTGCCCGATTTCCGGGCCGTTTCTCGTCGTCATCGACCGCGACCGCACGTGTTTCGCGCCGAACGCGCGCGCCGACGAGAGCTACGGCGTCCTGATTCGGGACCGCATTCTCCCCTTTATCGTCCACTGGTACTTCCTGACGTGCCTGTGGAACACTTATCCGAGTCTCTACCGCGCGGACGACACCGCGATTACGTACGTCACCGTCGAGGAGTTCATCAGGGACTGGTACGACTACTGGACCGACGACTACCGGCTCCGGGTTGCCGTCCACGGTGTCGACGTCGACTCGCACGACGACCGGACCGTCACCGGCACGGTGTCGGGCATCCACTACCTCGGCGCGGACAGTAGGGCCTCGCCGAGGCTCGCGGACCTCGCGAGCGTCACGACCTTGAACGTCGAGACTGAGGACGGTCCGGTGTCGATCGGTGGATGGGGGGCGGTGTTCGAGGACGTCGAGTTGCGTCGCATCGACGTCCTCGACGTGACCTACGAACAGTTCGAGTAG
- a CDS encoding glycoside hydrolase family 3 N-terminal domain-containing protein, with translation MNADDERPPYRQPELSVEERVTDLLERMTLEEKAGQVVGTWCGHLDDEPTDLADVKRMIRDYHVGVAAPFGWGDALNEQLDDVVDAVNELQEYAIEETRLGIPLLLNVDAVHGNAYVAGSTVFPNALGAAATWDTDGVEAAADVTATEVRGVGAHQNYSPTCDVARDPRWGRTFETFGESPRLVAELAAAKVRGYQGDGIGDEDSVVATAKHFPAYGEPVRGEDASPVDVSEYTLRNVFLPPFEAAIDAGVESIMPSYSSINGAPAHGSRGYLTDLLRDELGFDGHVVSDWNGVRHLPDDHSTAADRRDAVRQSREAGVDVASVGHTGHAEHLVDLVRDGDVDEQRLDESVRRVLGVKFELGVFEDPFVDEADARDTVGSDDHRDAARDAARDSMTLLKNDGLLPLDGDEDVFVGGPNADDIVHQLGGWSIANDENVLGETVLDAVAERTDGDVTYEQGATLDEALDVDAAVEKAADADVAVLALGEGWYLHEFGPQAQAGIETGEWPTRSELGLSDAQQELARRVHETGTPVVGVLITGRPLAVDWLDDNVPAIMLAYFPGTEGGHAVAETLFGDNDPSGRLPISVPESAADLPQRFNFLAHPRPIGDDEHPDSYDPLYEFGHGLSYTSFEYDDLRVDAAEREGDVDVSVTVRNTGDRTATETVQVFARQETSSRVQPDRKLVGFERVDVDPGEAIEVALSVPAEHFGFYQPHGGHVVEAGTYHVFVDSLSTSFDLD, from the coding sequence ATGAACGCCGACGACGAGCGACCCCCGTACCGACAGCCGGAGCTATCGGTCGAGGAACGCGTCACCGACCTGCTCGAACGGATGACCCTCGAAGAGAAAGCCGGCCAAGTCGTCGGGACGTGGTGTGGCCACCTCGACGACGAACCGACCGACCTCGCGGACGTCAAGCGGATGATTCGGGACTACCACGTCGGCGTCGCCGCGCCGTTCGGGTGGGGTGACGCGCTCAACGAGCAACTCGACGACGTGGTCGACGCCGTCAACGAACTCCAGGAGTACGCCATCGAGGAGACGCGACTCGGCATCCCGCTGCTGTTGAACGTCGACGCCGTCCACGGGAACGCCTACGTCGCGGGGTCGACGGTGTTCCCGAACGCGCTCGGCGCGGCCGCGACGTGGGACACGGACGGCGTCGAAGCCGCAGCGGACGTGACTGCGACGGAGGTGCGCGGCGTCGGCGCCCACCAGAACTACTCGCCGACCTGCGACGTGGCACGCGACCCGCGCTGGGGCCGTACGTTCGAGACGTTCGGCGAGAGCCCGCGGCTGGTCGCGGAACTGGCGGCCGCGAAGGTCCGCGGCTATCAGGGCGACGGTATCGGCGACGAGGATTCGGTCGTCGCGACGGCCAAACACTTCCCGGCGTACGGCGAGCCCGTGCGCGGCGAGGACGCCTCCCCCGTGGACGTCTCAGAGTACACGCTCCGGAACGTCTTCCTGCCGCCGTTCGAGGCGGCCATCGACGCCGGCGTCGAGTCCATCATGCCGTCGTACAGCTCGATTAACGGCGCGCCGGCCCACGGCTCCCGTGGGTACTTGACCGACCTCCTGCGCGACGAACTCGGGTTCGACGGGCACGTCGTCTCCGACTGGAACGGCGTGCGACACCTCCCCGACGACCACAGCACCGCGGCCGACCGCCGCGACGCAGTCCGGCAGTCCCGCGAGGCCGGCGTCGACGTCGCGTCCGTCGGGCACACCGGCCACGCCGAACACCTCGTCGACCTCGTGCGGGACGGCGACGTCGACGAGCAGCGACTCGACGAGAGCGTCCGCCGGGTGCTCGGCGTCAAGTTCGAGCTGGGCGTCTTCGAGGACCCGTTCGTCGACGAAGCAGACGCGCGCGACACGGTCGGCAGCGACGACCACCGTGACGCTGCTCGGGACGCTGCACGGGACAGCATGACGCTGCTGAAAAACGACGGCCTGCTCCCACTGGACGGCGACGAGGACGTGTTCGTCGGCGGTCCGAACGCCGACGACATCGTCCACCAACTGGGTGGCTGGAGCATCGCGAACGACGAGAACGTGCTGGGCGAGACGGTGCTCGACGCCGTCGCGGAGCGCACGGACGGCGACGTCACCTACGAGCAGGGCGCGACGCTCGACGAGGCGTTGGACGTCGACGCCGCCGTCGAGAAGGCCGCCGACGCGGACGTCGCCGTGCTCGCGCTCGGCGAGGGCTGGTACCTCCACGAGTTCGGGCCGCAAGCGCAGGCCGGAATCGAGACGGGTGAGTGGCCGACGCGCTCGGAACTCGGGCTCTCCGACGCCCAGCAGGAGCTCGCGCGCCGCGTGCACGAAACCGGGACGCCGGTCGTCGGCGTGCTGATTACGGGACGCCCGCTCGCCGTCGACTGGCTGGACGACAACGTGCCCGCAATTATGCTGGCGTACTTCCCCGGGACTGAGGGCGGGCACGCCGTCGCGGAGACGCTGTTCGGCGACAACGACCCGAGCGGCCGGCTCCCAATTTCGGTGCCCGAGTCCGCGGCGGACCTCCCCCAGCGGTTCAATTTCCTCGCGCACCCCCGGCCAATCGGCGACGACGAGCACCCCGACTCCTACGACCCGCTGTACGAGTTCGGCCACGGCCTGAGCTACACGTCCTTCGAGTACGACGACCTGCGCGTCGACGCCGCCGAACGCGAGGGCGACGTGGACGTGTCCGTGACAGTCCGGAATACGGGCGACCGCACCGCGACGGAGACGGTGCAGGTGTTCGCGCGCCAGGAGACGAGTTCGCGCGTCCAGCCCGACCGGAAACTCGTCGGCTTCGAGCGCGTCGACGTCGACCCCGGCGAAGCCATCGAGGTCGCGCTCTCCGTGCCCGCCGAACACTTCGGGTTCTACCAGCCCCACGGCGGCCACGTCGTCGAAGCCGGCACCTACCACGTGTTCGTCGACTCGCTCTCGACCTCGTTCGACCTCGACTGA
- a CDS encoding sugar phosphate isomerase/epimerase family protein has product MTQFGFQLYSLHAVDDPLPAVVERVGETPFDGVEFAGLDDATTDELNAALDSAGIDAAGAHVGLGDLETDPEGVAQTYRDLGCEAVAVSWLDPEHFASDDAATVASERLAAAADDLAEHGLDLHYHNHDQEFTDLDGAPAIDALLDAADGVGYQIDLGWVGAAGYEPLDVFETYADRIDLVHLKDYDAAAGKTVKVGEGDLDIAATVDAVRDADVDWLVYEAEEHPDSYATLDYAADVVDTYW; this is encoded by the coding sequence GTGACACAGTTCGGCTTCCAACTGTACAGCCTGCACGCCGTCGACGACCCGTTGCCGGCCGTCGTCGAACGCGTCGGCGAGACGCCCTTCGACGGCGTCGAATTCGCCGGGCTGGACGACGCGACCACTGACGAACTGAACGCGGCCCTCGACAGCGCTGGCATCGACGCTGCTGGTGCGCACGTCGGGCTCGGCGACCTCGAAACCGACCCGGAGGGCGTCGCACAGACGTACCGGGACCTCGGCTGCGAGGCCGTCGCCGTCTCGTGGCTCGACCCCGAGCACTTCGCGTCCGACGACGCCGCGACTGTCGCGAGCGAACGGCTCGCGGCTGCCGCGGACGACCTCGCCGAGCACGGTCTGGACCTCCACTACCACAACCACGACCAGGAGTTTACCGACCTCGACGGCGCACCCGCAATCGACGCGCTCCTCGACGCGGCCGACGGCGTCGGCTACCAAATCGACCTCGGGTGGGTCGGCGCCGCAGGCTACGAACCCCTGGACGTCTTCGAGACGTACGCCGACCGCATCGACCTCGTGCACCTCAAGGATTACGACGCGGCCGCCGGCAAGACGGTCAAAGTCGGTGAGGGCGACCTCGACATCGCCGCGACCGTCGATGCCGTCCGGGACGCCGACGTCGACTGGCTCGTCTACGAGGCAGAAGAGCACCCGGACTCGTACGCGACACTCGACTACGCCGCCGACGTCGTCGACACCTACTGGTAG
- a CDS encoding sugar phosphate isomerase/epimerase family protein has protein sequence MDIGVLTVPLHDESLDDALDYVADLGVDAVELGCGGSPGDAHLPREQYLDDQAAQAELQSTLDDHGLRVSALATHNNPLHPDDDHAATADRELREAIELAAQLGVDTVTTFSGLPAGGPDDSVPNWITAPWPTEHADAHEYQWEDVAIPYWTEIAAFATDRGVDVAIEMHPNMLVYEPHGMLELRERTGDAIGANFDPSHLYWQDVDVLEAIRFLGEHDAIHHVHAKDTKVYDANARTKGVLDTTPYDEVEERSWLFRSIGYGHGEDHWKDVVSTLRMVGYDGALSIEHEDALTSSREGLEKAVDVLQRAVFETQPGDAYWAE, from the coding sequence ATGGACATCGGCGTACTCACCGTTCCGTTGCACGACGAATCGCTCGACGACGCCCTCGACTACGTTGCGGACCTCGGGGTCGACGCAGTCGAATTGGGCTGCGGCGGGAGTCCCGGCGACGCCCACCTGCCGCGCGAGCAGTACCTCGACGACCAGGCCGCACAGGCCGAGTTGCAGTCGACGCTCGACGACCACGGCCTCCGCGTCTCCGCGCTCGCGACGCACAACAACCCGCTCCACCCCGACGACGACCACGCCGCAACAGCCGACCGAGAGCTCCGCGAAGCCATCGAGCTCGCGGCCCAACTCGGCGTGGACACGGTGACGACGTTCTCGGGGCTGCCGGCCGGCGGCCCCGACGATTCGGTTCCGAACTGGATTACGGCACCGTGGCCCACCGAGCACGCCGACGCCCACGAGTACCAGTGGGAGGACGTCGCGATTCCCTACTGGACCGAGATTGCGGCGTTCGCGACCGACCGCGGCGTCGACGTTGCCATCGAGATGCACCCGAACATGCTCGTCTACGAGCCCCACGGCATGCTCGAACTCCGCGAGCGGACCGGCGACGCCATCGGCGCGAACTTCGACCCGTCGCACCTCTACTGGCAGGACGTCGACGTGCTCGAAGCCATCCGCTTCCTCGGCGAGCACGACGCGATTCACCACGTCCACGCCAAGGACACGAAGGTGTACGACGCGAACGCACGGACCAAAGGCGTCCTCGACACGACGCCCTACGACGAGGTCGAAGAGCGCTCGTGGCTGTTCCGCTCCATCGGCTACGGCCACGGTGAGGACCACTGGAAAGACGTCGTGTCGACGCTCCGGATGGTGGGCTACGACGGCGCGCTCTCCATCGAACACGAGGACGCGCTGACGAGCAGCCGCGAGGGCCTCGAGAAGGCCGTCGACGTGCTCCAGCGCGCCGTCTTCGAGACCCAGCCCGGCGACGCCTACTGGGCTGAATAG
- a CDS encoding Gfo/Idh/MocA family protein, which produces MRRGDSPVRVGIVGLGNIGHHHAERLTDLGETLVGGVDVVEEARERFADEYGVPTFETFDELDDAGVDAVIVTTPNAYHEQYAVAALEAGADVFCEKPLADTLDSAERIADAARDADGFCMVGFNNRFLPAAEVLKESIDDGQLGDVTHVEANYVRRRGVPGRGGWFTTKDVSGGGALVDIGVHAIDLALHFLDFPEIVEVSGQTRSEFGTREDYTYLSMWGDDAEEVAFDVDDHATAFVRTADGRTLSLEVAWAANRPPNNDFVVEGTEGGATFDRNDNALTLHEVGDGGADHFRDTSVETRDEDAHALEQEYFFDAVRESEPVERNTVEQALSVQRVIDAIYRSAEAGHAIAL; this is translated from the coding sequence ATGCGAAGAGGTGACTCTCCAGTACGCGTCGGTATCGTCGGCCTCGGCAACATCGGCCACCACCACGCTGAACGACTGACGGACCTCGGCGAGACGCTCGTCGGCGGCGTCGACGTCGTCGAGGAGGCGCGCGAGCGCTTCGCGGACGAGTACGGTGTGCCGACGTTCGAGACCTTTGACGAACTCGACGACGCGGGCGTCGACGCAGTCATCGTCACGACGCCGAACGCGTACCACGAGCAGTACGCCGTGGCAGCGCTGGAGGCCGGCGCGGACGTGTTCTGCGAGAAGCCGCTGGCGGACACGCTCGACAGCGCCGAGCGCATCGCGGACGCCGCGCGGGACGCCGACGGTTTCTGCATGGTCGGGTTCAACAACCGCTTCCTCCCGGCCGCCGAGGTGCTCAAGGAGTCCATCGACGACGGCCAACTCGGCGACGTGACCCACGTCGAAGCCAACTACGTCCGGCGGCGCGGCGTCCCCGGTCGCGGCGGCTGGTTCACGACGAAGGACGTCTCCGGCGGCGGCGCGCTGGTCGACATCGGCGTGCACGCAATCGACCTCGCGTTGCACTTCCTGGACTTCCCCGAAATCGTCGAGGTGTCTGGGCAGACGCGCTCGGAGTTCGGCACGCGCGAGGACTACACCTACCTCAGCATGTGGGGCGACGACGCCGAGGAGGTCGCGTTCGACGTCGACGACCACGCGACCGCGTTCGTCCGCACCGCAGACGGGCGGACGCTGTCCTTGGAAGTGGCGTGGGCGGCGAACCGCCCGCCGAACAACGACTTCGTCGTCGAAGGGACGGAGGGCGGGGCGACCTTCGACCGGAACGACAACGCCCTCACGCTCCACGAGGTCGGCGACGGCGGCGCGGACCACTTCCGCGATACCAGCGTCGAGACGCGCGACGAGGACGCCCACGCGCTCGAACAGGAGTACTTCTTCGACGCCGTCCGGGAGAGCGAGCCGGTCGAACGCAACACGGTCGAACAGGCGCTTTCGGTACAGCGCGTCATCGACGCAATCTACCGCTCGGCCGAAGCCGGACACGCGATAGCACTCTAA
- a CDS encoding RNA-guided endonuclease InsQ/TnpB family protein has protein sequence MVEEAFQYAAEPADAATAESAWSHIQTCREVYNHALTQVYKPASDGDKPSYRTMQNKLPDWKRNWPAWSEVYSKCLQMAVRRIKHSERVLDSLTERGFDVGELKWKSPREYRSITYNQKGFDVDHNTGRTDHATVALSKIGTFHLTYHRPLPADATIKEVILKKQKTGDWTVSIMVEYDADYPEKPAVEDIDVKETVGIDLGITKFIHDSDGRAFAPIDEQADRERVEKQHQAVSRKEYDSNNWNTARQRLARAYERLSNRRRAYREALANAYTQQFDAVFLEDLDVGSMLQQTGNSRNIAAMSWYETMQAFERFGEKNGCHVVLVPPEGTTKRCVRCGVESEKPLWVREHSCPSCGFETDRDENAALEVQRLGLLELGVVTDSAGLGQELAESTPAETGAAVGTRHRDVVPASAVVDTGSPTLKERAASAASE, from the coding sequence GTGGTCGAAGAAGCGTTCCAATACGCTGCCGAACCTGCGGATGCGGCCACTGCTGAGAGTGCGTGGAGTCACATTCAGACGTGCCGTGAAGTCTACAACCACGCACTCACACAAGTGTACAAACCCGCCTCTGACGGTGATAAACCATCGTATCGAACGATGCAGAACAAACTGCCGGACTGGAAACGGAACTGGCCGGCGTGGAGCGAGGTGTACTCGAAGTGCTTGCAGATGGCTGTCCGCCGCATCAAACACAGCGAACGTGTTCTCGACTCGCTAACGGAACGCGGCTTCGATGTTGGTGAACTCAAGTGGAAATCGCCGCGAGAGTACCGCAGCATCACGTACAACCAGAAAGGCTTCGACGTGGATCATAACACGGGCCGGACTGACCACGCAACGGTTGCACTCTCGAAAATCGGCACATTCCACTTGACGTATCATCGGCCACTCCCAGCCGACGCCACAATCAAAGAGGTCATCCTAAAAAAGCAGAAAACGGGCGACTGGACAGTCAGCATCATGGTTGAATATGATGCCGACTACCCCGAGAAACCCGCCGTCGAAGACATCGACGTCAAAGAGACGGTTGGGATTGACCTCGGTATAACGAAGTTCATTCACGACTCAGACGGTCGAGCGTTCGCTCCCATAGATGAGCAAGCAGACCGCGAGCGTGTCGAGAAACAGCACCAGGCTGTCTCGCGGAAAGAATACGACTCAAACAATTGGAACACGGCGCGGCAGCGGTTAGCGCGAGCGTACGAACGGTTGTCGAACAGGCGGCGAGCATACCGGGAAGCGCTCGCTAACGCGTACACGCAACAGTTCGACGCAGTGTTCCTCGAAGACCTTGATGTTGGCAGCATGCTGCAGCAGACCGGGAACAGTCGGAACATCGCCGCGATGTCGTGGTACGAAACAATGCAAGCGTTCGAACGGTTCGGCGAGAAGAACGGCTGTCACGTTGTCCTAGTCCCACCGGAGGGAACGACGAAGCGCTGCGTGCGGTGTGGTGTGGAATCCGAGAAACCGTTGTGGGTGCGCGAGCACTCGTGTCCGTCGTGTGGATTTGAGACGGATCGTGACGAGAACGCTGCGCTTGAGGTGCAGCGACTTGGATTGCTTGAGCTGGGAGTGGTTACGGATTCTGCTGGATTAGGTCAGGAACTGGCCGAATCAACGCCTGCTGAGACTGGCGCCGCTGTGGGAACCCGTCACCGGGACGTGGTTCCTGCAAGTGCCGTCGTTGACACAGGAAGCCCCACCCTCAAGGAACGAGCCGCATCAGCGGCGAGCGAGTAG
- a CDS encoding class II fumarate hydratase: MGDDYRTERDSLGEIEVPADAYWGAQTQRAVENFPISDATFGRRFVRALGVVKKAAAQANNDLGLVDDEKADAIVEAADEVIEGEHDDQFPVDVFQTGSGTSSNMNANEVIANRAAEILGEEVGARVVHPNDHVNYGQSSNDVIPTAMHVAALEAVEKDVEPALELLADALDQKADEFDGVVKTGRTHLQDATPVRLGQEFGGYRTQVEKGIERVRDVKAHLSELALGGTAVGTGLNTHPEFPEKAAAYISEETGVSFREADDHFEAQAAHDAMNEAHGALRTVAGSLNKIANDLRLLASGPRNGLGEIEQPENQPGSSIMPGKINPVVAEAVNQVHKQVVGNDAAVNAGAVEGQLDLNLYKPVLAHNFLESSKVIANASVAFAEKFVAKLEANEEYCEEQVERSMALATALNPAIGYDKASEVAKAALKEGKSVKGVVVEKGYLSESEAEDVLDPEKMTHRGILSGDD; encoded by the coding sequence ATGGGAGACGACTACCGAACCGAACGCGACAGTCTCGGCGAAATCGAAGTTCCAGCGGACGCGTACTGGGGCGCACAGACCCAGCGCGCCGTCGAGAACTTCCCCATCTCGGACGCCACGTTCGGGCGGCGCTTCGTGCGCGCGCTCGGCGTCGTGAAGAAGGCCGCCGCGCAGGCGAACAACGACCTCGGTTTGGTCGACGACGAGAAAGCCGACGCTATCGTCGAGGCCGCCGACGAAGTCATCGAGGGTGAGCACGACGACCAGTTCCCCGTCGACGTCTTCCAGACCGGAAGCGGGACGTCCTCGAACATGAACGCCAACGAGGTCATCGCGAACCGCGCAGCCGAAATTCTCGGTGAGGAAGTCGGCGCGCGCGTCGTCCACCCCAACGACCACGTCAACTACGGCCAGTCCAGCAACGACGTCATTCCGACCGCGATGCACGTCGCCGCGCTGGAAGCCGTCGAGAAGGACGTCGAGCCCGCGCTCGAACTGCTCGCCGACGCCCTCGACCAGAAGGCCGACGAGTTCGACGGCGTCGTCAAGACCGGCCGCACGCACCTCCAGGACGCCACGCCCGTGCGCCTCGGCCAGGAGTTCGGCGGCTACCGGACGCAGGTCGAGAAAGGCATCGAGCGCGTGCGCGACGTGAAAGCCCACCTCTCGGAGCTCGCGCTCGGCGGCACCGCGGTCGGCACCGGGCTCAACACGCACCCCGAGTTCCCCGAGAAGGCTGCCGCGTACATCTCCGAGGAGACCGGCGTCTCCTTCCGCGAGGCCGACGACCACTTCGAGGCCCAAGCCGCCCACGACGCGATGAACGAGGCCCACGGCGCGCTCCGCACGGTCGCGGGCTCGCTGAACAAGATCGCCAACGACCTCCGCCTGCTCGCGTCCGGGCCGCGCAACGGCCTCGGGGAGATCGAGCAGCCCGAGAACCAGCCCGGCTCCTCCATCATGCCCGGGAAAATCAACCCCGTCGTGGCGGAAGCCGTCAATCAGGTCCACAAGCAGGTCGTCGGCAACGACGCCGCCGTGAACGCGGGTGCCGTCGAGGGCCAGCTCGACCTCAACCTCTACAAGCCCGTGCTGGCGCACAACTTCCTCGAATCCTCGAAGGTCATCGCGAACGCCAGCGTCGCGTTCGCGGAGAAGTTCGTGGCGAAGCTCGAAGCCAACGAGGAGTACTGCGAGGAGCAGGTCGAGCGCTCGATGGCGCTGGCGACCGCGCTCAACCCCGCCATCGGCTACGACAAGGCCAGCGAGGTCGCGAAGGCCGCGCTCAAGGAGGGGAAGTCGGTCAAGGGGGTCGTCGTCGAGAAGGGCTACCTCTCCGAGTCGGAAGCCGAGGACGTCCTCGACCCCGAGAAGATGACCCACCGCGGCATCCTCTCGGGCGACGACTGA